Proteins encoded within one genomic window of Deltaproteobacteria bacterium CG11_big_fil_rev_8_21_14_0_20_42_23:
- a CDS encoding RNA-binding protein, with protein sequence MKIFHLEKNEFIELKNLLKLIDWCESGGAASTAISGGLVKVDGKVELRKRCKLRVGQVVSFENQEVKIEK encoded by the coding sequence ATGAAAATATTTCATCTCGAAAAAAATGAATTTATCGAACTTAAAAACCTGCTTAAACTTATCGACTGGTGCGAAAGCGGAGGCGCAGCTAGCACGGCTATCAGCGGCGGATTGGTGAAAGTAGATGGAAAAGTTGAACTCCGAAAACGCTGCAAACTTCGCGTTGGCCAAGTGGTGAGTTTTGAAAATCAAGAAGTGAAAATTGAAAAATAA